In Actinomycetota bacterium, the genomic stretch TGCGAGGCTGCTGCGTGGGATGAGGGGCGCCTGTCGGCATCGCGCCACTCACGCCGGTAAGAAAAGGGGGGATGAAGTTGGCAGGCATCGGTATAGTCACGGATTCCACCGCGTATCTCGGGGAGGATTACGCCAGGGAGCACGACATAAAGGTGGTGCCCCTGAAGGTCATCATGGACGACGTCTCATACCGCGAGGGCATAGACATCACCCACGATGAGTTCTACCGGCGACTGCGGGAGCCCGGGGTCTTTCCCACCACCTCCCAGCCCTCCGCAGGCGAGTTCCTGGAGGCCTACCGGGAAATGGCGGACAGGTACGACGCCCTAATCAGCATACACATCTCCGCCGGCATCAGCGGCACCTGCGAATCGGCGCGTTCGGCCGCCATGGAGATGGGTGATTTTCCCATCAGGATAGTCGACTCCCGCTTCACCAGCATACAGCTGAGCATGTTCATCGACGAGCTGGTCCGGGGGAGAAAGGAGGGGATGGGGCTCGATGAGCTGATGGGGATGGTGGAGGAGAAGATCAAGAACAGCACACTCCTCTTCATGGTGGCCACCCTCGAATACCTGCACCGCGGCGGGAGGATCGGTGGCGCGCAGGCGTTCATGGGCTCCATGCTGCGCATCAAGCCCATCCTCTACATAGACGGGACCATCGACGCGCTGGAGAAGGTGCGTGGGGCGAACAAGGCCCTGGATCGCCTGGTGGAACTCGCGGCGGAGAAGGCCGGCGGCCGCAGGGTGAAGGTCGGTCTGACCCATGTGCAGGACGAGGAACGCATGTTCGAGCTCATGGACAAGGTGAAGGCCGCTCTCGACTGCGATCCCGAGGACATCCGCTGGAACGAAACGGGACCCGTGATCGGCTCGCACGTCGGGCCGGGTACGGTGGGTGTGGGCTTCTACTATTGATACCCGCGCGGGCGTATGTCTTTCCTCCTTCCGACGGCCGGGCCGCCGGGTAACGGTCTCGCTCGCAGGCTCGCTGCGACCGACCCGGTCGTTCCCGGCCTGGGTCGGTTGCGTATCCTTCCTTCTTCCGGCCCGGGGCCTCAGGGTAACGGTCTCGCTCGGCGCCGCGTACCTTTCTTATAAATCCGGAACGTTGGGAAAGGCGCACTCGCTGCGACCGACCCTGTAGTTCCCCGGGCTGGGTGGGTGGAAATACGTCCTTCTTCCGGCGGCCGGGCCGCCGGGTAACGGTCTCGCTCGCAGGCTCGCTGCGACCGACCCGGTCGTTCCCGGCCTGGGTCGGTTGCGTATAAGGAGGCCGGGCCGGGGCTCGTGCTCGCTCCGCGACGCGCGGCCTCGCGATGGTTTCACCCTTTAATGCAGGTGCTCAATCCATGCAAGGGTTTATCATATGCCTTCCTTGTCCGGAGGCCGCTTGCGATGTCCCTCGCCCGACCCCGGACCCGGCCTTGGTGGGTGGGTATATGTACTTCTTCCGGCGGCCGGGCCGCCGGGTAACGGTCTCGCTCGCAGGCTCGCTGCGACCGACCCTGTAGTTCCCCGGGCTGGGTGGGTGGAAATACGTCCTCCTTCCGACGGCCGGGCCGGGGCTCGTGCTCGCTCCGCGACGCGCGGCCTTGCGATGGTTTCACCCTTTAATGCAGGTGCTCAATCCATGCAAGGGTTTATCATATGCCTTCCTTGTCCGGAGGCCGCTTGCGATGTCCCTCGCCCAACCCCCGGACCCGGCCTTGGTGGGTGGGTATATGTACTTCTTCCGGCGGCCGGGCCGCCGGGTAACGGTCTCGCTCGCAGGCTCGCTGCGACCGACCCGGTCGTTCCCGGCCTTAGTGGTTGCGTATAAGGAGGCCGGGCCGGGGCTCGTGCTCGCTCCGCGACGCGCGGCCTCGCGATGGTTTCACCTTTTCATGCGGGTACTCAATCCATGCAAGGGTTTATCATATGCCTTCCTTGTCCGGAGGCCGCTTGCGATGTCCCTCGCCCGACCCCGGACCCGGCCTTGGTGGGTGGGTATATGTACTTCTTCCGGCGGCCGGGCCGCAGGGTAACGGTCTCGCTCGCAGGCTCGCTGCGACCGACCCGGTCGTTCCCGGCCTTTGCAGGTTGGAAATCCGTTCTTCTTCCGGCCCGGGGCCTCAGGGTAACGGTCTCGCTCGGCGCCGCGTGAATATGCTCGCTGCTCGCCGTTTCTTCAGGTGCGGAGGGATATCCCATCAGGTGAGAACGTACTTATAATATGGGCGAAAAGGTGCCGGAATGGAAGCGGACCTGGCATGAAGGGGAAAGCAGGGG encodes the following:
- a CDS encoding DegV family protein, producing MKLAGIGIVTDSTAYLGEDYAREHDIKVVPLKVIMDDVSYREGIDITHDEFYRRLREPGVFPTTSQPSAGEFLEAYREMADRYDALISIHISAGISGTCESARSAAMEMGDFPIRIVDSRFTSIQLSMFIDELVRGRKEGMGLDELMGMVEEKIKNSTLLFMVATLEYLHRGGRIGGAQAFMGSMLRIKPILYIDGTIDALEKVRGANKALDRLVELAAEKAGGRRVKVGLTHVQDEERMFELMDKVKAALDCDPEDIRWNETGPVIGSHVGPGTVGVGFYY